A stretch of Kaistella flava (ex Peng et al. 2021) DNA encodes these proteins:
- a CDS encoding AAA family ATPase encodes MNVFDLIINDKEVVSLEDVFLNKYNHQNIQQLIKEYRYVEELTKYGLPVNNKILLQGHSGCGKTTTAKAIANALGKPILILNLSNIVCSRIGETSQNIKQVFDKAAREKAVLFLDEFDQIGKERGSDDKDVGEMRRLVNTIIQLIDYYPANALLIAATNHAEIIDLALLRRFQLRINFEMPSSGILDTYYDKILKPFPAEMQNFERQYNISFAEAKDYAFTKMKSALIEKLEREEKNLKSI; translated from the coding sequence ATGAATGTATTCGACCTTATTATCAATGACAAAGAAGTAGTTTCTTTAGAAGATGTTTTCCTGAATAAATACAATCACCAAAATATTCAGCAACTCATCAAAGAATACAGGTATGTTGAAGAATTAACGAAATACGGATTGCCGGTCAACAATAAAATTCTTTTACAAGGACATTCAGGTTGTGGAAAAACTACCACCGCAAAAGCAATTGCCAATGCACTTGGCAAACCCATTTTAATTCTAAACTTAAGTAATATCGTTTGTTCCAGAATCGGCGAAACTTCCCAGAACATCAAACAGGTTTTCGATAAAGCAGCGCGTGAAAAAGCCGTTCTCTTCCTGGATGAATTCGATCAAATCGGAAAAGAAAGAGGAAGCGATGACAAAGATGTGGGCGAAATGCGGAGATTGGTCAACACCATTATTCAACTCATCGATTATTATCCAGCAAACGCGTTATTGATCGCCGCGACCAATCATGCTGAAATTATTGATCTTGCTTTATTACGACGTTTTCAATTGCGCATCAATTTCGAAATGCCAAGTTCCGGTATTTTAGATACCTATTATGATAAGATTTTAAAACCGTTCCCAGCAGAGATGCAAAACTTCGAACGACAATACAATATCTCTTTTGCCGAAGCCAAAGATTATGCTTTTACCAAAATGAAATCTGCACTGATTGAGAAATTAGAACGAGAAGAAAAAAATCTTAAATCAATTTAG
- a CDS encoding protein-disulfide reductase DsbD family protein, whose product MKFKNWFILIVLFLFQGVTAQIKDPVKFKYQINSLANNEFEAVLTATMEKDWHIYSQDLPEDSGIPTEMKLSSKDGITLIGKVIEVGKKHDEFSEAFGAQIIYYSDKVLFKQKFKLKNNAKPANVAAEITYQTCNDRVCLAPNTLEFEQKVTSTAIAESVVTPEETVAAPIAGENADSVKATNVEETTITGPVATVQEGLKVASIDFAHPETDCGIAQEQNSENFWTYLLLGFFGGLIALLTPCVFPMIPLTVSFFTKGSKDKAKGKRDAFIYGFFILLIFVLLSVPFHIIDGIAGNVFNQISTSVGLNIAFFIIFIFFAGSFFGYYDITLPSAIANKSSKAEDAGGIIGIFFMALTLVIVSFSCTGPILGSLLGSSLTGSANIPMLLTFALAGFGFSWAIVFGLLALFPQALQSLPKSGGWMNTVKVFLGFIELGLALKFLSKADLVSKTFFLKRELFIIIWILISIGLVLYLFGKIRFPHDDKNAKISISRKIIGALGIGFVIYLIQGLFPGERPKLQYLSGILPPINVSYIHDEKDGILGMHPEHDYFKAIELAKKENKPMLVDFTGYGCENCRKMEEFVWSEPDILPILQNEVILVSLYVDDKEALPESEQTSVDMGNGQKKKVKTIGDKWSLFQQINFNNNSQPHYVLISPDGKVINTPVSGYMPKEDFKAFLECGIAYFKKGK is encoded by the coding sequence TGGCATATTTATTCTCAAGATTTACCAGAAGATTCAGGAATTCCAACTGAAATGAAACTAAGTTCCAAAGACGGAATCACCCTCATCGGAAAAGTTATAGAAGTTGGTAAAAAACACGATGAATTTTCTGAAGCTTTCGGTGCTCAGATCATTTATTATTCTGACAAAGTTTTATTTAAACAGAAATTCAAATTAAAAAACAACGCAAAACCGGCCAATGTAGCTGCAGAGATTACTTATCAAACCTGTAATGACCGCGTTTGTCTGGCTCCGAACACTTTAGAATTCGAACAAAAAGTAACCTCAACTGCAATCGCAGAATCAGTTGTTACACCAGAAGAAACCGTTGCAGCACCAATTGCTGGCGAAAATGCAGATAGTGTAAAAGCTACTAACGTTGAAGAAACCACAATTACTGGACCAGTTGCAACCGTTCAGGAAGGATTAAAAGTAGCATCTATTGATTTCGCACATCCAGAAACAGATTGTGGAATTGCTCAGGAGCAAAATTCAGAAAACTTCTGGACGTATTTATTATTAGGATTTTTCGGAGGATTAATTGCATTGTTGACGCCGTGCGTTTTCCCAATGATTCCTTTAACTGTTTCTTTCTTTACTAAAGGTTCGAAAGATAAAGCGAAAGGAAAAAGAGATGCGTTTATTTACGGATTTTTCATCTTATTAATCTTCGTTTTATTAAGTGTTCCTTTCCATATTATTGATGGAATTGCCGGAAACGTATTTAATCAAATCTCGACAAGTGTTGGGTTGAACATTGCATTCTTTATCATTTTCATCTTCTTCGCCGGAAGTTTCTTCGGTTATTACGATATTACATTGCCAAGTGCAATTGCGAATAAATCTTCGAAAGCAGAAGATGCTGGTGGAATTATCGGAATCTTCTTTATGGCTTTAACTTTGGTTATCGTTTCATTCTCTTGTACAGGACCAATCTTGGGAAGTTTATTAGGAAGTTCTCTTACAGGTTCAGCAAACATTCCAATGTTGTTGACTTTTGCATTAGCAGGATTTGGATTTTCGTGGGCAATCGTTTTCGGATTGCTAGCTTTATTTCCACAAGCATTGCAAAGCTTACCAAAATCTGGTGGGTGGATGAATACCGTGAAAGTTTTCTTAGGATTTATCGAATTAGGTTTGGCTTTAAAATTCTTATCAAAAGCGGATTTAGTATCAAAAACCTTCTTCTTAAAAAGAGAATTGTTTATCATCATCTGGATTTTAATTTCAATTGGATTAGTTCTTTATTTATTCGGAAAAATCAGATTCCCACACGATGATAAAAATGCTAAAATCTCAATAAGCAGAAAAATAATCGGAGCTTTAGGAATTGGTTTTGTCATCTATTTAATTCAAGGATTATTCCCAGGAGAAAGACCGAAACTTCAATACTTAAGCGGAATTTTGCCTCCAATCAATGTGAGTTATATTCACGATGAAAAAGACGGAATTTTAGGAATGCATCCTGAACATGATTATTTCAAAGCAATTGAATTAGCGAAAAAAGAAAACAAACCGATGTTGGTCGACTTCACAGGTTACGGTTGTGAAAACTGTCGTAAAATGGAAGAATTCGTTTGGAGTGAACCAGATATTTTACCAATTCTACAAAACGAAGTTATTCTTGTTTCTTTATATGTTGATGACAAAGAAGCGTTGCCAGAAAGCGAGCAAACTTCTGTTGACATGGGGAATGGACAAAAGAAAAAAGTAAAAACGATTGGTGATAAATGGAGTTTGTTCCAGCAAATTAATTTCAATAATAATTCGCAACCGCATTATGTTTTGATTTCTCCAGATGGAAAAGTAATCAATACACCGGTTTCCGGTTATATGCCGAAAGAGGATTTCAAAGCGTTCCTGGAATGTGGAATTGCTTATTTTAAGAAAGGGAAATAG
- a CDS encoding alpha/beta hydrolase family protein produces the protein MKTKLLLLLLLVTKVLFVHAQMDDKFYFPSKVLKPIEWENPENLKFAVENDTITGVLLKPNQKAKATIFYFHGAGGNISSYAPILTPLLKDNYQVVLIDFRGYGKSTGTPMHKNIAEDGEKFFNELVKRNDIKNTKIIIYGASIGTQVATLLAKNHQDQIKGLVLEGTVSSFGDIAAVYAPEYKDFLENNFVSPYSAKEDIKSVTKIPKLIIHSKEDKDVPFTEGMLVFNNASESKEFIEFSGEHLYALKYESAKILASLNKMVSVK, from the coding sequence ATGAAAACTAAATTATTACTACTGCTTTTATTGGTTACTAAAGTGCTTTTCGTTCATGCTCAAATGGATGATAAGTTCTACTTTCCAAGTAAAGTATTAAAACCAATTGAATGGGAAAATCCGGAAAATTTAAAATTCGCGGTTGAAAATGACACGATTACTGGTGTCCTTTTAAAACCCAATCAAAAAGCGAAAGCAACCATCTTCTATTTTCATGGTGCTGGTGGAAACATCAGTTCTTACGCACCGATTCTTACGCCTTTGCTGAAAGATAATTATCAGGTTGTATTAATCGATTTCCGTGGATATGGAAAATCAACCGGTACGCCAATGCATAAAAACATCGCAGAAGATGGAGAAAAGTTTTTTAATGAACTTGTAAAAAGAAACGATATAAAAAATACAAAAATCATTATTTATGGCGCTTCCATAGGAACTCAGGTTGCAACGCTTTTAGCAAAAAACCATCAAGATCAAATTAAAGGATTAGTACTTGAAGGAACGGTTTCTTCTTTTGGCGATATTGCGGCAGTTTACGCACCTGAATATAAAGATTTTCTGGAAAATAATTTTGTTTCGCCGTATTCAGCGAAAGAAGATATAAAATCAGTTACTAAAATTCCGAAATTGATTATTCACAGCAAGGAAGATAAAGATGTTCCTTTTACAGAAGGAATGCTGGTTTTTAATAACGCATCTGAGTCGAAAGAATTTATAGAATTCAGTGGTGAACATTTATATGCATTGAAATATGAAAGCGCGAAAATTTTGGCGAGCTTGAATAAAATGGTTTCTGTGAAATAG
- a CDS encoding PspC family transcriptional regulator has protein sequence MLDNLRHKMEKQWFGVLTRMGAKLGIPVSKLRVFFIYSTFATAGVFFLVYLGLAFTLWIKDMFITRRPSVFDL, from the coding sequence ATGCTGGATAACCTAAGACATAAAATGGAAAAACAATGGTTTGGAGTACTCACGAGAATGGGCGCCAAATTGGGAATTCCGGTTTCTAAACTCCGTGTTTTTTTCATCTACTCTACTTTTGCGACAGCAGGAGTTTTCTTTCTTGTTTATTTGGGATTGGCTTTTACGCTGTGGATTAAAGACATGTTTATCACGAGACGACCAAGCGTTTTTGACTTATGA
- a CDS encoding GNAT family N-acetyltransferase, whose amino-acid sequence MIWFEELQTRKKLSRIYVAYETTFPEDERRDEDQFLALLDNPDSFIYALKNDETHVGYVILWKLENCHYLEHFEVFEEFRNLKLGSQILTELKDKFGDIVLESEPSHLDEMAERRINFYLRNGFSIISEDYIQPSYGPGKNSMNLFILSNFAVDNVKEIETELHSKVYQF is encoded by the coding sequence ATGATTTGGTTTGAAGAATTACAGACGCGCAAAAAACTTTCAAGAATTTACGTTGCTTATGAAACAACTTTTCCGGAAGATGAACGACGAGATGAAGACCAATTTTTAGCCCTGTTAGATAATCCCGACAGTTTTATTTATGCCTTAAAGAACGATGAAACTCACGTTGGCTATGTCATTCTGTGGAAATTAGAAAACTGTCATTATTTAGAACATTTTGAAGTTTTCGAAGAATTTCGGAACTTAAAATTAGGTTCACAGATTTTAACAGAACTAAAGGATAAATTTGGAGACATCGTTTTAGAATCCGAACCGAGTCACTTAGATGAAATGGCGGAAAGAAGAATTAATTTCTATTTAAGAAATGGCTTCTCGATTATTTCCGAAGATTATATTCAACCAAGTTATGGCCCAGGAAAAAATTCGATGAATTTATTTATTCTCAGCAATTTTGCGGTTGACAACGTGAAAGAGATTGAGACAGAATTGCACTCTAAAGTTTATCAATTTTAA
- a CDS encoding zeta toxin family protein, with amino-acid sequence MSEKNLYVIAGCNGAGKTTASFTILPEILECKEFVNADEIAKGLSPFQPEKVAFEAGRIMLKRIDELFENDENFAFEATLASRTYKQRIVKAKLKGYNTILLFFWLNNVELAKERVKIRVEEGGHNIPSDIIERRYLNGINNLFDIYLSIMDQVLIFDNSEGNHQLIAEKYLGEKVNIVNQEKFNELKNYHDKTR; translated from the coding sequence ATGAGTGAAAAAAATCTTTATGTAATTGCAGGCTGCAATGGTGCTGGGAAAACCACAGCGTCATTTACTATTTTACCTGAAATTCTTGAATGTAAAGAATTTGTAAATGCAGATGAAATTGCAAAAGGTTTATCGCCGTTTCAACCGGAAAAAGTTGCTTTTGAAGCGGGTAGGATTATGCTCAAACGGATAGATGAACTCTTTGAAAATGATGAAAATTTTGCATTTGAAGCAACTTTGGCATCAAGAACATATAAGCAAAGAATTGTAAAAGCAAAACTAAAAGGGTATAATACGATTTTGCTTTTCTTCTGGCTTAATAATGTAGAACTAGCAAAAGAACGTGTAAAAATTAGAGTAGAAGAAGGTGGGCATAATATTCCGAGTGATATTATTGAGAGAAGATATTTGAATGGAATCAATAACTTATTTGATATCTATCTTTCAATTATGGATCAGGTTTTGATTTTCGATAATTCAGAAGGAAACCATCAATTAATTGCTGAGAAATATTTGGGTGAGAAAGTCAATATTGTCAATCAAGAAAAATTTAACGAATTAAAAAATTACCATGACAAAACAAGATAA